A window of the Falco rusticolus isolate bFalRus1 chromosome 1, bFalRus1.pri, whole genome shotgun sequence genome harbors these coding sequences:
- the SMOX gene encoding spermine oxidase, with amino-acid sequence MQSCEISADSTDDPLSSGLRRKRQPRIVVIGAGLAGLSAAKALLESGFTDVTILEATDRIGGRVQSVKLGHATFELGATWIHGSHGNPVYHLAEDNGLLEETTDGERSVGRISLYSKNGVAYHLTNNGQRIPKDVVEEFSDLYNEVYNLTQEFFQRGKPVNAESQNSVGVFTRDVVRKRVKADPDDTEAVKRLKLAMIQQYLKVESCESSSHSMDEVSLSEFGEWTEIPGAHHIIPCGFIKIVEILARSIPESVIQLRKPVKCIHWNQSVSKEIERVADHNSDLPEEDKGSDVFVECEDCEFIPADHVIVTVSLGVLKKRHESLFHPRLPEEKVMAIEKLGINTTDKIFLEFEEPFWSSECNSIQFVWEDEAESESLTYPEELWYKKICSFDVLYPPERYGHVLSGWICGEEALIMEKCDDETVAETCTEMLRKFTGNPNIPKPRRILRSSWGSNPNFRGSYSYTQVGSSGADVEKLAKPLPYTESSKTTPMQVMFSGEATHRKYYSTTHGAVLSGQREAAHLIEMYQDLLQCQS; translated from the exons ATGCAAAGTTGTGAAATATCTGCAGACAGCACGGATGATCCTCTTAGTAGTGGCCTACGGAGAAAACGACAGCCTCGAATAGTAGTTATTGGTGCTGGGCTTGCAGGCCTGTCAGCAGCGAAAGCACTCTTGGAAAGTGGTTTCACGGATGTAACTATCCTTGAGGCGACTGACCGAATTGGAGGCCGTGTACAAAGTGTGAAACTTG GGCACGCCACTTTTGAACTGGGAGCTACGTGGATTCATGGTTCACATGGAAACCCAGTCTATCATCTAGCAGAAGATAATGGTTTACTTGAAGAGACTACCGATGGTGAGCGAAGTGTTGGACGGATCAGTCTTTACTCCAAGAATGGGGTGGCTTATCATCTTACCAACAATGGGCAAAGGATCCCGAAAGATGTGGTTGAAGAATTCAGTGATTTATACAACGAG GTCTATAACCTGACTCAGGAGTTCTTCCAACGAGGTAAACCAGTCAATGCTGAGAGCCAGAATAGCGTGGGCGTCTTTACACGGGACGTAGTGCGCAAACGTGTCAAGGCCGATCCGGATGACACAGAGGCCGTCAAGAGGCTGAAACTAGCCATGATCCAGCAGTACCTTAAG gTAGAGAGTTGCGagagcagctcccacagcatGGATGAAGTCTCGCTCAGTGAATTTGGGGAATGGACCGAAATCCCTGGGGCTCATCACATCATTCCTTGCGGTTTCATTAAAATCGTGGAGATTCTGGCCCGCTCCATTCCTGAGTCTGTCATTCAGCTCCGCAAGCCAGTCAAGTGCATCCACTGGAACCAGTCAGTCAGCAAGGAGATTGAAAGGGTGGCTGACCACAACAGTGACCTCCCCGAGGAGGACAAGGGCTCTGATGTCTTTGTAGAGTGTGAGGACTGTGAGTTCATCCCAGCAGACCATGTCATTGTGACTGTGTCCCTGGGAGTCTTGAAGAAACGCCACGAGAGCCTGTTTCATCCCCGCTTGCCCGAGGAGAAGGTGATGGCCATTGAGAAACTAGGCATCAATACGACTGACAAGATTTTCCTGGAGTTTGAAGAGCCTTTCTGGAGCTCCGAATGCAACAGCATCCAGTTTGTCTGGGAAGATGAGGCAGAGAGTGAGAGCTTGACTTATCCTGAGGAGCTGTGGTACAAGAAGATTTGCAGCTTTGATGTGCTGTACCCACCAGAGAGGTATGGCCATGTCCTGAGTGGCTGGATCTGTGGAGAAGAGGCTTTGATTATGGAGAAGTGTGATGATGAAACTGTGGCAGAAACCTGCACTGAAATGCTACGTAAATTTACAG GGAATCCAAACATTCCGAAACCTCGCCGGATCCTGCGGTCCTCCTGGGGCAGCAATCCCAATTTCCGTGGATCCTACTCTTACACCCAAGTTGGGTCTAGTGGGGCTGACGTGGAGAAACTCGCTAAACCACTGCCTTACACGGAAAGCTCCAAAACTACT CCGATGCAGGTGATGTTTTCAGGGGAGGCCACTCACAGGAAGTATTATTCCACTACCCACGGTGCTGTGCTTTCTGGGCAGAGAGAGGCCGCTCACCTCATTGAGATGTACCAGGACCTCCTGCAGTGCCAGAGCTGA